The Halobacterium litoreum genome includes a region encoding these proteins:
- a CDS encoding sensor histidine kinase — protein MQVTVGVVLSATSAVVAATVAWYAWRQDAPGATGAAAFTAAAAVWAAGNALQVASTSYAVTQFSVVVQYVGITATPVAWFAFAADYTDRERWATPRILAALSVIPVAVFVLSVTNDAHHLVRESMRLQRVDGVVRLEREFGPAFWVGVAYSNLLNAAGTTMLLDAMLRVGRQYRRQTVVVLAGVTVPWAAAMAFYSGTTVVEPEAFVGVTAAAFAYAIARYELFDLVPVAHDRVLSELDDGVLVVDAERRVADYNPSAERLLGAELTAGDTLDDVLPDAVLAALDADHTDPVSVDGGDGARWLTVRRTDVSTDEDGELLLLRDVTELERQRHELDRENERLERVADTISHDLRNPLTVADGYLDLAEETGDSEQFDRVRQAHDRMDDIIEGTLRLARAGVDDPETTAVSLPTVAQRAWSNVPTADATLDLRVDGAVVADPGQLESLLENVFRNAVEHGGGEVTVTVAPTEDGFFVADDGPGIPADARDDVFDRGHTTNDDGTGLGLAIVADIAAAHGWTVTLDESDGGGVRVGVSGVEPVERHAKP, from the coding sequence ATGCAGGTGACCGTCGGTGTCGTTCTCTCGGCAACGTCGGCGGTCGTCGCCGCTACCGTCGCGTGGTACGCGTGGCGGCAAGACGCGCCCGGCGCCACCGGCGCGGCGGCGTTCACCGCGGCGGCCGCCGTCTGGGCGGCCGGTAACGCGCTCCAGGTCGCGTCCACGTCGTACGCGGTAACGCAGTTCTCGGTCGTCGTGCAGTACGTCGGCATCACCGCGACGCCCGTCGCGTGGTTCGCGTTCGCGGCGGACTACACCGACCGCGAGAGGTGGGCGACGCCCCGCATCCTCGCCGCGCTCTCGGTGATTCCGGTCGCGGTGTTCGTGCTCTCGGTGACGAACGACGCCCACCACCTCGTCCGGGAGTCGATGCGCCTCCAGCGCGTCGACGGCGTGGTCCGCCTCGAACGCGAGTTCGGCCCGGCGTTCTGGGTCGGCGTGGCGTACTCGAATCTCCTCAACGCCGCGGGCACGACGATGCTCCTCGACGCGATGTTGCGCGTCGGCCGACAGTACCGCCGGCAGACGGTGGTCGTGCTCGCTGGCGTGACCGTGCCGTGGGCCGCCGCGATGGCGTTTTACTCCGGCACCACCGTCGTCGAACCGGAGGCGTTCGTCGGCGTCACCGCGGCGGCGTTCGCGTACGCCATCGCGCGCTACGAACTGTTCGACCTCGTGCCCGTCGCCCACGACCGCGTGCTCTCGGAGTTGGACGACGGCGTTCTCGTCGTGGACGCCGAGCGGCGCGTCGCCGACTACAATCCCAGCGCGGAGCGCCTGCTCGGCGCGGAGTTGACGGCTGGCGATACCCTCGACGACGTGCTCCCGGACGCCGTGCTCGCAGCGCTGGACGCGGACCACACCGACCCCGTGTCCGTGGACGGCGGCGACGGGGCGCGGTGGCTGACCGTGCGGCGGACCGACGTGAGCACGGACGAGGACGGCGAACTGCTGTTGCTTCGGGACGTCACCGAACTGGAGCGCCAGCGCCACGAACTCGACCGCGAGAACGAGCGACTGGAGCGCGTCGCCGACACCATCAGCCACGACCTCCGGAACCCCCTGACGGTGGCCGACGGCTACCTCGACCTCGCCGAGGAGACCGGCGACTCCGAGCAGTTCGACCGCGTCCGGCAGGCCCACGACCGCATGGACGACATCATCGAGGGGACGCTCCGACTCGCGCGCGCCGGCGTGGACGACCCGGAGACGACGGCGGTGTCGCTCCCGACGGTCGCACAGCGCGCGTGGAGCAACGTCCCGACGGCGGACGCGACCCTCGACCTGCGAGTCGACGGCGCCGTCGTCGCGGACCCCGGGCAACTGGAGAGCCTCCTCGAGAACGTCTTCCGGAACGCGGTAGAACACGGCGGCGGCGAGGTGACCGTCACCGTGGCACCGACCGAGGACGGCTTTTTCGTCGCCGACGACGGCCCCGGTATCCCCGCCGACGCGCGCGACGACGTCTTCGACCGGGGGCACACGACGAACGACGACGGAACCGGCCTCGGCCTCGCCATCGTCGCCGACATCGCGGCGGCCCACGGCTGGACGGTGACACTCGACGAGAGCGACGGAGGCGGCGTGCGCGTCGGCGTATCCGGTGTCGAACCGGTGGAGAGGCACGCGAAGCCCTAG